In Arthrobacter ramosus, one DNA window encodes the following:
- a CDS encoding GntR family transcriptional regulator gives MPPRQSSESSRVKAAVSDAYPSMRASILEGQIPPGTRINIDAVSRSLGVSQTPVREALQRLEGDNLVVYSPGRGYSTTPLLDLAELRSLFEFRLLVEPWAARSAAVDRLANPAGALGNELAAFRSAMQSAGDRRQDLVAHDARFHDTILAASGNNIVRHAFAQTHCHLHTFRLYPADVDGAITVAEHSAIREAIQACEPEQAEAAMAEHIRNSFGRFAQAFSGNSALLPLEDGGPRGRHIVK, from the coding sequence GTGCCCCCACGCCAATCTTCCGAATCTTCCAGAGTCAAAGCCGCCGTCAGCGACGCGTATCCTTCCATGCGCGCGTCCATTCTCGAAGGCCAGATCCCCCCCGGAACGCGGATCAACATCGACGCCGTTTCCCGCAGCCTAGGCGTGTCCCAAACGCCGGTGCGTGAGGCGCTGCAGCGGCTTGAGGGGGACAACCTTGTGGTGTACAGCCCCGGCCGCGGCTATAGTACAACGCCCCTACTGGATCTGGCCGAGCTGCGCTCCCTTTTTGAGTTCCGGCTTCTGGTAGAACCCTGGGCCGCGCGCTCGGCGGCGGTGGATCGGCTCGCGAATCCCGCTGGGGCGCTCGGGAACGAGCTGGCGGCGTTCCGCAGCGCAATGCAGAGCGCGGGGGACCGGCGCCAGGACCTCGTGGCGCACGACGCTCGCTTTCACGACACGATCCTGGCTGCGTCCGGCAACAATATCGTCCGCCACGCCTTTGCACAGACGCACTGCCACCTGCACACGTTCCGGCTTTACCCTGCTGACGTCGACGGCGCCATCACCGTCGCTGAGCACTCGGCCATCCGGGAGGCCATCCAGGCCTGCGAGCCAGAGCAGGCCGAGGCGGCGATGGCCGAACATATCAGGAACTCATTCGGGCGGTTTGCGCAGGCTTTCTCGGGTAATTCAGCGTTGCTTCCACTGGAAGACGGCGGCCCCCGAGGGCGACACATTGTGAAGTGA
- a CDS encoding DeoR/GlpR family DNA-binding transcription regulator, with product MATNSHMRRDEIVKRATTVGLTGVEELAAHFNVTASTIRRDLARLTAEGLLARTYGGAMAPAAHPESALRQRAGEAYDAKLAIARTAAQLIQPGESVLLDAGSTIALLAHELKATSRLHVATTSLSVIAELNDSKGIDLECLGGRLRALSQAFVGPLTEAALERMTFDRAFLGADGVSATDGVCEAELTQTRLKELMARRAERVYVLAHGAKIGHRPFHFWTRLGKPWTLVTDESADPDELRAFEAEGIDVLVAKNPAAAQSDPPAEVKPQNALLQ from the coding sequence TTGGCCACGAACTCCCACATGCGCCGCGATGAGATCGTCAAGCGCGCCACCACCGTCGGCCTGACAGGCGTGGAGGAACTCGCCGCGCACTTCAATGTGACGGCATCGACTATCCGCCGCGACCTCGCGCGCCTCACCGCTGAAGGACTTCTCGCCAGGACATATGGCGGCGCCATGGCACCGGCCGCCCATCCTGAATCCGCGCTAAGGCAGCGCGCAGGCGAAGCGTACGACGCGAAATTGGCGATCGCCCGGACCGCAGCCCAGCTCATTCAGCCGGGAGAGTCGGTTCTACTCGACGCCGGATCGACCATCGCATTGCTAGCCCACGAGCTTAAGGCGACGAGTCGGCTTCACGTCGCCACAACGAGCCTTTCAGTCATAGCGGAGCTAAATGACAGCAAAGGCATTGATTTGGAGTGCCTCGGCGGAAGGCTGCGGGCACTCAGTCAAGCTTTTGTAGGCCCCTTGACAGAGGCGGCCCTCGAACGCATGACGTTTGACCGCGCCTTTCTCGGGGCTGACGGTGTCAGTGCAACTGATGGCGTATGTGAGGCCGAGCTCACCCAGACAAGACTCAAGGAACTCATGGCCCGACGCGCAGAGCGCGTCTATGTTCTCGCGCACGGCGCAAAGATCGGCCACCGGCCTTTCCACTTCTGGACCCGCCTGGGCAAACCCTGGACGCTGGTAACTGACGAAAGTGCCGATCCGGACGAACTAAGGGCATTCGAAGCGGAAGGGATCGACGTGTTGGTGGCCAAAAACCCCGCTGCCGCTCAGTCGGACCCTCCCGCGGAAGTCAAGCCTCAGAACGCTTTGCTTCAATAA
- a CDS encoding MBL fold metallo-hydrolase: MYDLTILIQGFPGRSTCHGGLGWSTVSVLRGQGETILVDTGGYGYRVPLMAALANQGIDREDVTAVALTHCHWDHACNFPLFPNARIIVPRPELEWAVEQPVGTWELPEFHVDFLSQSDRVERIADGAEPLPGFFALATPGHTPGHFAYHAAVEGGRAIFAGDAVKNETELMSGVADMTLDPDLSRESIETVRRMLVDDPSSILVPGHDRLLSLKDGEPIAHSQLEAGVKIWQSNGAGTTTIDLLAGSSH; encoded by the coding sequence GTGTATGACTTGACTATCTTGATCCAGGGTTTTCCCGGCAGAAGTACCTGCCACGGTGGACTGGGATGGAGCACCGTCTCAGTCTTGAGAGGGCAAGGGGAGACCATCCTTGTCGACACAGGCGGCTACGGATACCGTGTCCCGCTCATGGCTGCTCTCGCGAACCAAGGCATCGACCGCGAAGATGTGACCGCAGTCGCCCTCACGCACTGCCATTGGGACCACGCGTGCAACTTTCCCCTTTTCCCCAACGCGCGCATCATCGTGCCGCGACCGGAGTTGGAATGGGCCGTCGAACAGCCCGTAGGAACGTGGGAACTGCCGGAGTTCCACGTTGATTTCCTTAGCCAATCGGATCGCGTGGAACGGATTGCCGACGGCGCAGAACCGTTGCCCGGGTTCTTTGCGTTGGCGACTCCGGGACACACGCCCGGGCACTTTGCCTACCACGCGGCGGTTGAGGGCGGCCGCGCGATCTTCGCTGGCGACGCCGTCAAGAACGAAACTGAATTGATGTCAGGGGTCGCCGACATGACCCTTGATCCAGACCTGAGCCGGGAAAGCATCGAAACCGTCCGCAGGATGCTCGTCGATGATCCTTCTTCGATTCTGGTACCCGGGCATGACCGATTGCTGAGCCTCAAAGACGGGGAACCCATCGCGCATTCCCAGCTCGAAGCTGGAGTAAAAATCTGGCAGTCCAACGGCGCCGGAACCACAACCATCGACCTGCTTGCCGGCAGCTCCCACTAA
- a CDS encoding MFS transporter: MKIARRRWWIYLLLFVLVMINYMDRTALSVAVGPIQKELNLSSTQVGLMLSAFLWSYLLFLIPSGILTDRFGPRVVNAVSIVVWSLATMLVGIVRGFGGLIGARLLMGVGESSTYPAAGRVLREWAPASERGRAASIYNSGAYAGPALGAILAAALITSFGWQTMFVIMGALGFIWLGAWLIWFRDPSKATWLSGPERAMILEERKVPGEQPQEGKPKGGVLSLLRYRSMWGVALVQSAAVYTQYLFLTWLPGYLEQVHHLSIMKSGLFTAVPYIVAVLAGIGLGIVFDRRLKRHAQSTARRRYIVAACLLASSVVLLTPFFSDVTVILILISISMTCISTTVSMNLALLGDLLRSRHLAGRANSIAMIGGNTFGAAAPIVTGYIVDTTHSYNSAFVVAGIFLLAGVVVALTLPRHPIGDEESAHAHGFDDAIAAPVAQ, encoded by the coding sequence ATGAAAATCGCCCGCCGCCGTTGGTGGATCTATCTCCTCCTCTTCGTCCTGGTCATGATCAACTATATGGATCGGACCGCGCTCTCCGTCGCCGTAGGACCTATCCAAAAGGAGCTCAATCTCTCGTCGACTCAAGTAGGACTCATGCTTTCGGCGTTCCTATGGTCGTACCTGCTGTTCCTGATTCCCAGCGGCATCCTCACCGACCGGTTCGGCCCACGGGTAGTTAACGCAGTCAGCATCGTCGTTTGGTCGCTCGCCACGATGCTCGTTGGAATCGTCCGCGGGTTCGGTGGGCTCATTGGAGCCCGGCTGCTAATGGGAGTCGGGGAATCGTCAACTTATCCGGCCGCCGGAAGAGTATTGCGCGAATGGGCGCCCGCCAGCGAGCGTGGACGCGCTGCCTCGATATACAACTCAGGTGCCTATGCCGGACCGGCCCTGGGAGCAATCTTGGCAGCGGCCCTAATTACTTCCTTTGGCTGGCAGACAATGTTCGTAATCATGGGCGCCCTCGGATTCATTTGGCTTGGTGCATGGCTGATCTGGTTCCGTGATCCGTCCAAGGCCACGTGGCTGTCGGGGCCAGAGCGAGCCATGATCCTGGAGGAGCGGAAAGTACCAGGCGAACAGCCACAGGAGGGCAAGCCCAAGGGCGGCGTCCTGAGCCTCCTGCGATACCGAAGCATGTGGGGCGTGGCGCTCGTCCAGTCAGCAGCCGTATACACGCAGTACCTTTTTCTCACTTGGCTCCCGGGCTATCTGGAGCAAGTCCATCATTTGTCGATCATGAAGTCCGGACTGTTTACGGCTGTACCGTACATCGTCGCGGTTCTTGCTGGAATCGGACTCGGTATCGTCTTTGATCGCAGGCTGAAAAGACATGCACAATCCACGGCCCGACGCCGGTATATCGTTGCCGCTTGTCTCTTGGCGAGTTCAGTCGTTCTATTGACGCCGTTTTTCTCCGACGTCACCGTGATCCTGATCCTGATCAGCATCTCGATGACGTGCATTTCTACAACGGTTTCCATGAACCTGGCGTTGCTGGGTGATCTGCTCAGGTCGCGCCATCTGGCCGGAAGGGCCAACAGCATAGCCATGATCGGGGGCAACACGTTCGGAGCCGCAGCACCGATCGTGACCGGTTACATCGTCGACACGACACACAGTTACAACAGTGCATTCGTCGTCGCCGGCATCTTCCTGTTGGCAGGAGTCGTCGTCGCGTTGACCTTGCCGCGACACCCCATTGGAGACGAAGAGTCGGCACATGCCCATGGCTTCGACGACGCTATCGCTGCCCCCGTCGCACAATAA
- a CDS encoding four-carbon acid sugar kinase family protein has translation MNTSEPQTQSYCRESTRILPNLSKEGGIVDCSQTDLQEPAVRFGSCDLWTIVADDLSGATDAAAPFSRFAKTRIIRDTVVHRSTMDVVSLNTESRQLRPSAAALVVETLVGSLIKQGRQKIFKKVDSRLRGNVGDEVAGALRALGRKGLPAFAVVAPALPAAARITVDGAVLIDGLSAKGETNSIDVVEALRQGGLRAAVIKRSEYADAQTLTDRIRGVFLAECDAAVVDCTTDDDLVTVATAHRLLEFQSLLVGSAGLAAGVVNSLPDAVRGIAPSRCSAGSAHPYQSGSHRWPANNHQHLQQIEQPGSLTRGDR, from the coding sequence ATGAATACATCTGAACCCCAAACACAAAGCTACTGCAGAGAATCAACCAGAATTCTGCCCAATTTGTCCAAGGAAGGAGGCATCGTGGATTGTAGCCAAACGGATCTTCAAGAGCCCGCGGTGCGGTTCGGCTCCTGTGACTTGTGGACAATCGTCGCGGATGACCTAAGCGGAGCAACAGACGCCGCCGCACCGTTCTCCCGGTTCGCGAAGACAAGAATTATCCGCGACACCGTGGTCCATCGATCGACGATGGATGTAGTGTCCCTCAATACCGAGAGCCGGCAGCTCCGCCCATCCGCTGCGGCTCTGGTCGTGGAAACCCTGGTTGGATCACTCATCAAGCAGGGTCGGCAAAAGATATTCAAGAAGGTCGACTCTCGGCTTCGAGGTAATGTCGGCGACGAAGTCGCTGGCGCGCTCAGGGCATTGGGCCGGAAGGGGCTGCCTGCCTTCGCGGTTGTCGCACCAGCGCTGCCCGCGGCGGCCAGAATAACGGTGGACGGGGCCGTGTTGATTGATGGTCTAAGCGCAAAAGGCGAAACCAACAGCATCGATGTCGTCGAAGCACTTCGCCAGGGCGGCCTGCGTGCAGCCGTCATCAAGAGGAGCGAATATGCGGACGCACAGACTCTGACCGACCGGATCCGTGGGGTCTTCCTTGCGGAGTGTGATGCGGCCGTCGTCGACTGCACGACAGACGACGACCTGGTTACGGTAGCGACTGCGCACCGATTGTTGGAGTTCCAAAGTCTTCTGGTTGGCTCGGCCGGGCTCGCGGCAGGGGTTGTGAATTCCCTGCCTGACGCCGTTCGTGGTATCGCCCCATCACGTTGCTCTGCCGGATCGGCCCATCCTTACCAAAGTGGGAGCCATCGGTGGCCGGCCAATAATCACCAGCACTTGCAACAAATAGAACAACCCGGGTCATTGACTAGAGGAGACAGATAA
- the pdxA gene encoding 4-hydroxythreonine-4-phosphate dehydrogenase PdxA yields MGRPIVAITMGDPAGIGPEIVAKAMADPSIQDRARIFVIGDRGRLELAMDVVGSALKVNSIGQPSQARFEAGTIDCLDVPSVRPDLPWGELSAEAGHAAYLFLEKAVELSTNKEIDAICTAPLNKAALHAGGHKFPGHTELLAQLTGTDEVSMMLTAPKMRVIHVTTHLGLLDAVARIDGPLVYRTIKRGYDLLIRSGITNPQIAVCAINPHAGENGLFGNGEEAIKIEPGIKQAQAEGIDAFGPLPADTVFFRAGRGDFDLVVAMYHDQGHGPVKVLGLENGVNITVGLPVVRTSVDHGTAFDIAGENIADHKSLLEALRQAIDLAPPRPEGK; encoded by the coding sequence ATGGGACGACCAATTGTAGCCATCACCATGGGAGATCCAGCCGGTATCGGCCCCGAGATCGTCGCCAAGGCTATGGCGGATCCTTCGATCCAGGACCGGGCGCGCATATTTGTCATTGGTGACAGGGGTCGACTGGAACTGGCGATGGACGTGGTCGGAAGTGCCCTTAAGGTCAACAGCATCGGCCAGCCGTCTCAGGCGCGGTTTGAGGCTGGAACCATTGATTGCCTGGATGTGCCCAGTGTCCGGCCCGATTTACCCTGGGGGGAACTATCGGCCGAGGCCGGTCATGCGGCCTACCTGTTCTTGGAGAAAGCGGTAGAACTATCCACGAACAAAGAGATCGATGCCATCTGTACTGCTCCCTTGAACAAAGCCGCACTTCACGCGGGAGGACACAAATTCCCCGGGCACACCGAATTGCTGGCGCAACTAACCGGCACGGATGAAGTCTCCATGATGCTGACGGCCCCGAAGATGAGAGTCATTCATGTCACAACCCATCTTGGCCTTCTGGATGCGGTAGCGCGAATAGACGGTCCACTCGTCTACAGGACCATCAAACGCGGGTATGACCTCCTGATCCGTTCAGGTATCACGAACCCTCAAATCGCTGTCTGCGCCATCAACCCCCATGCCGGCGAAAACGGCTTGTTCGGCAACGGGGAAGAAGCAATCAAGATTGAGCCGGGCATCAAGCAGGCCCAGGCGGAAGGAATTGATGCCTTCGGTCCGCTGCCGGCCGATACGGTGTTCTTCCGGGCTGGCAGGGGGGACTTTGACCTTGTCGTGGCGATGTACCATGACCAGGGTCATGGTCCTGTAAAAGTTCTTGGGCTAGAGAACGGCGTCAACATCACCGTCGGCCTTCCCGTAGTTCGGACGTCAGTTGATCACGGGACGGCTTTCGACATCGCAGGCGAAAACATAGCAGATCACAAATCGCTTCTCGAGGCATTGCGGCAAGCGATCGACCTCGCCCCACCGCGACCTGAGGGAAAATAA
- a CDS encoding four-carbon acid sugar kinase family protein — MELLIVADDLTGAADAAVPFSASRETAVLVHPTVAWPPADVLAINTETRYTDGLTARKTVGGLVSRAAQNGVRVFKKVDSLLRGNVGVEIAASLEALRLPDRPVLAIVAPAFPRTGRTTLNGIVHMAGTPLGSQRRVADVLSGTGLSHALVSTDDWTDPASLAVRFQQILTAHIDTAIVDARNDSDLAAIVAAAKSLGDQALLVGSGGISAPLASSFESDDPEKRARPIPVRGGYRAGGHSLVVIGSYAPTSRAQLDELVRAGFQHIHLDHTNRLDAGDPVGTINVGATIATLREALDRGQAVLTPDPAAALDKKQAKTVAAALGTTAAAAASHASSIVVSGGETALAVLNHLGVAVLRIRGEILPGIVDAEMPGHIQPFITKSGAFGDVDALTSVVTYIEHRTAATREGKQH, encoded by the coding sequence GTGGAGCTCCTCATCGTCGCCGATGACCTCACCGGGGCGGCTGACGCTGCAGTCCCGTTCTCAGCGAGCCGAGAAACCGCTGTGCTTGTTCATCCCACAGTCGCATGGCCGCCCGCAGACGTCCTTGCGATTAATACTGAAACCCGTTACACCGACGGTCTCACTGCGAGGAAAACGGTGGGTGGGCTCGTTTCACGGGCTGCCCAGAACGGCGTCCGCGTCTTCAAGAAAGTCGACTCGCTGCTGCGGGGCAACGTCGGAGTCGAAATCGCGGCTTCCCTCGAAGCCTTGCGTCTGCCCGATCGCCCCGTACTCGCGATCGTAGCTCCCGCGTTTCCCCGAACCGGACGCACAACCCTCAACGGAATCGTGCATATGGCTGGCACTCCGCTCGGCAGCCAACGTCGCGTAGCAGATGTGCTGTCCGGGACCGGACTAAGCCACGCGCTTGTCTCGACTGACGACTGGACCGACCCTGCGTCCCTCGCGGTTCGCTTCCAACAGATCCTGACGGCGCACATCGACACGGCTATTGTCGATGCCCGGAACGATTCCGACCTGGCCGCCATAGTCGCGGCCGCCAAATCCCTCGGTGACCAGGCACTCCTCGTCGGCTCCGGGGGCATCTCGGCGCCCCTCGCCTCGTCGTTCGAATCCGACGATCCTGAGAAGCGGGCACGGCCGATCCCAGTCAGGGGAGGATATCGGGCCGGAGGCCACTCCCTCGTCGTCATCGGAAGCTATGCGCCCACGAGCCGTGCCCAACTGGATGAACTCGTCAGAGCCGGGTTCCAGCACATCCATCTCGACCACACCAACAGACTGGACGCCGGAGACCCCGTTGGAACAATCAACGTCGGTGCAACGATAGCCACTTTAAGAGAGGCCCTCGATCGCGGACAAGCCGTACTCACCCCAGATCCCGCTGCCGCCCTGGACAAGAAGCAGGCGAAGACCGTAGCCGCCGCGCTCGGCACCACGGCCGCAGCGGCTGCATCCCACGCGTCCTCAATAGTCGTCTCCGGCGGAGAGACAGCCCTGGCAGTGCTAAACCACCTTGGCGTGGCCGTCCTGAGAATCAGAGGCGAAATCCTGCCAGGGATCGTCGACGCCGAGATGCCCGGCCATATACAGCCGTTCATAACCAAATCCGGCGCGTTCGGCGACGTCGACGCACTCACGTCCGTCGTCACCTACATCGAACATCGAACGGCCGCAACAAGAGAAGGAAAGCAACATTGA
- the pdxA gene encoding 4-hydroxythreonine-4-phosphate dehydrogenase PdxA translates to MNRPIVAITMGDPAGIGPEIIAKAMLDPVLHSRARVFVIGDLGRLEMAMKVVDSPLQTRRIESADEALFAPDIIDCFDIPGVDTELPWGILSPEAGHAAYLYLEKAVELALKRDIDAICTAPLNKAALHAGGHNYPGHTELLAELTGTPEVSMMLTTPKMRVIHVTTHIGLVDAVARIDGAIVYRTIRRGHDLLVRAGIENPRIAVAAINPHAGENGLFGNDEEAQKITPGIEQALAEGISVEGPLPADTLFFKAGRGDYDLVVAMYHDQGHGPVKVLGLENGVNITVGLPVVRTSVDHGTAFDIAGKNIADHASMLEAIRAAVELAGERAEVK, encoded by the coding sequence TTGAATCGTCCGATTGTAGCCATCACTATGGGAGACCCAGCAGGAATCGGTCCGGAAATCATTGCAAAAGCCATGCTCGACCCGGTCCTGCACTCGAGAGCACGTGTCTTTGTGATCGGAGATCTAGGGCGTCTTGAAATGGCGATGAAAGTCGTCGACAGCCCCCTGCAGACTCGCCGCATCGAGTCCGCCGATGAAGCATTGTTCGCCCCTGACATCATCGACTGCTTCGACATTCCCGGGGTCGACACCGAGTTGCCTTGGGGCATTCTCTCGCCGGAAGCCGGACACGCGGCCTACCTCTACCTCGAAAAGGCTGTGGAGCTGGCCCTGAAGCGCGACATTGATGCGATTTGCACTGCGCCGCTGAACAAGGCCGCACTACACGCAGGCGGACACAACTATCCAGGCCACACAGAGCTTCTCGCGGAACTCACCGGCACACCCGAAGTGTCCATGATGCTGACGACGCCCAAGATGCGCGTGATCCACGTAACCACCCACATCGGGCTCGTCGACGCCGTCGCACGGATCGACGGAGCAATCGTCTACCGCACGATCCGCCGCGGTCACGACCTCCTCGTTCGGGCAGGCATCGAGAATCCGCGCATAGCGGTCGCCGCTATCAACCCCCACGCGGGCGAGAACGGCCTGTTCGGCAACGATGAAGAGGCTCAGAAAATTACGCCAGGAATTGAACAAGCTCTAGCCGAAGGCATCTCCGTGGAGGGGCCCCTCCCCGCGGACACTCTGTTCTTCAAAGCCGGACGGGGAGACTATGACCTGGTCGTGGCCATGTACCACGACCAGGGTCACGGACCTGTCAAGGTTCTTGGGCTTGAGAACGGGGTCAACATCACAGTAGGTCTGCCCGTGGTCCGCACCTCCGTCGACCACGGCACGGCCTTCGATATCGCGGGCAAGAATATTGCGGATCACGCGTCCATGCTCGAAGCCATACGTGCCGCCGTCGAACTCGCTGGAGAGCGCGCGGAGGTGAAATAG
- a CDS encoding DeoR/GlpR family DNA-binding transcription regulator, which yields MNANGRRTTIAAILEVRPATVEELAEEFGVSLSTIRRDLERLTTSGRIHRTYGGAVTAGYSPREQSLQEREHVARDAKRMIGRFAASLVAPGSVNLLDAGTTVGALAENLTTRSELTIITNGMTCARILEHAEGVDLVLLGGYLRHISSGTVGPLAEAALSFLTADAAFLGADGVDPLRGLSETTDQQASLKRAMISAANEIYVLADASKLGAKSAHWWAAIDRPWTLITDSSITPEQLAMFQSHPDISLHVVSD from the coding sequence ATGAATGCTAACGGGCGGCGAACAACGATAGCCGCAATACTCGAGGTCCGTCCGGCTACTGTCGAAGAGCTCGCCGAAGAATTCGGTGTATCGCTTTCGACGATCCGGAGGGATCTCGAACGCCTCACGACCAGCGGTCGAATCCATCGCACCTATGGAGGCGCCGTCACCGCTGGCTACTCCCCACGCGAGCAGAGCCTTCAGGAGCGCGAGCACGTCGCCCGCGACGCGAAGCGTATGATCGGTCGGTTCGCAGCCTCGCTTGTCGCTCCGGGTTCCGTCAATCTGCTCGACGCCGGCACAACGGTCGGCGCTCTCGCGGAGAACCTGACTACCCGCTCGGAACTGACCATCATCACAAATGGGATGACGTGCGCCCGGATACTTGAGCACGCGGAGGGTGTCGATCTCGTGTTGTTGGGAGGATACCTGCGTCACATCAGCTCCGGAACTGTCGGCCCACTCGCGGAAGCGGCATTGAGTTTCCTCACCGCGGACGCGGCATTCCTGGGGGCCGATGGAGTGGATCCCCTTCGTGGTCTCAGCGAAACCACTGATCAACAGGCTTCGCTCAAACGCGCAATGATCTCAGCAGCCAACGAGATTTATGTGCTGGCCGACGCCAGCAAATTGGGTGCCAAGTCGGCACACTGGTGGGCGGCGATCGATCGTCCTTGGACCCTCATCACCGACTCATCCATTACTCCCGAGCAACTCGCCATGTTCCAAAGCCACCCCGATATCAGTTTGCACGTCGTATCCGACTGA
- a CDS encoding LysR family transcriptional regulator — MQLFHLEYFLAVAEALSFTRGAHRVNIVQSAVSAGIKQLERELGAELFVRQGRSIRLTPAGEVLLPRARVVLADVQAARDAVDAANGTVRGTVVLGTLAHVGSIDVLRILQEVRRDYPDVIVKLRQTVQGTRTSLEDLRSGALDLALVSVPEQAAPGFELYPMHVEGIDFVCSARHRLSGRKRVALSELVDEPFIDFPEGWGNRATVDNSFSSAALNRTVSTEVVSFSMALELVRQDLGVVFLPRSALGIGAGMGTWSIKTPLSWRIQLARSAARQPTAAEQALILKFRQTTQPVFP, encoded by the coding sequence ATGCAGCTCTTTCACCTCGAATACTTCCTTGCGGTCGCCGAGGCCCTGAGCTTCACCCGGGGCGCCCACCGGGTCAACATCGTCCAGTCCGCCGTCTCGGCCGGCATCAAACAGCTCGAACGTGAGCTTGGCGCAGAATTGTTCGTGCGCCAGGGCCGCAGCATCCGGCTCACGCCCGCTGGGGAGGTTCTGCTCCCGCGCGCACGCGTGGTCTTGGCGGATGTCCAGGCCGCACGGGACGCCGTCGACGCCGCCAACGGGACGGTTCGAGGGACAGTTGTCCTCGGCACGCTTGCCCACGTCGGATCCATTGATGTGTTACGGATCCTGCAGGAGGTCCGCCGGGACTACCCGGACGTCATCGTGAAGCTCCGGCAAACCGTCCAGGGCACGCGCACCAGCCTGGAAGACCTCCGCTCCGGGGCCCTGGACCTGGCGCTGGTCTCCGTGCCCGAGCAGGCTGCTCCAGGTTTTGAGCTATACCCGATGCACGTCGAGGGAATTGACTTTGTCTGCTCAGCCCGTCACCGCCTGTCCGGGCGGAAGCGCGTCGCGCTGTCAGAGCTTGTCGATGAACCCTTCATTGACTTTCCCGAAGGATGGGGAAACCGCGCGACTGTGGACAACTCCTTCAGCTCTGCCGCACTGAACCGTACGGTCTCCACCGAGGTCGTGTCCTTTTCCATGGCCCTGGAACTCGTGCGGCAGGACCTTGGAGTTGTATTCCTGCCCCGGTCCGCACTTGGAATAGGGGCCGGGATGGGCACTTGGTCCATCAAAACTCCCCTGAGCTGGAGGATCCAACTGGCCCGCTCCGCCGCCCGGCAGCCCACAGCAGCCGAACAAGCGCTGATCCTCAAATTCAGGCAAACCACCCAGCCGGTCTTTCCATGA